A single region of the Brachypodium distachyon strain Bd21 chromosome 3, Brachypodium_distachyon_v3.0, whole genome shotgun sequence genome encodes:
- the LOC100825432 gene encoding protein MKS1 produces the protein MDASSSDRQSPRSRQLQLQGPRPPRLSVSKDSHKIKKPPMVPLPHGAQQAARSRHPLAHHPQQQQQRQPVIIYDASPKVIHTQPSEFMALVQRLTGPGLPAAHHSIQAEEPSAVPPQFQPQEFMLSPTAGLSPAARYAAIERSVRPLPPGPAPYAGSWMDLDGLAEVLGPGRPGILSPVPSMLPPAASAGLFSPLPFDASSLSWLNDLSPFLASAGARDREPLFASSPGSLLLATPTMPSPAMMKFFSEFLPDL, from the coding sequence ATGGACGCGTCGTCGTCGGACCGGCAGTCGCCGCGCAGcaggcagctgcagctgcagggcccgcgcccgccgcggctGTCCGTCAGCAAGGACTCCCACAAGATCAAGAAGCCGCCcatggtgccgctgccgcacgGGGCCCAGCAGGCGGCTCGGAGCCGGCACCCGCTGGCGCATcatccgcagcagcagcagcagcggcagccggTCATCATCTACGACGCCTCGCCCAAGGTAATCCACACGCAGCCCAGTGAGTTCATGGCGCTCGTCCAGCGCCTCACGGGCCCGGGCCTACCGGCCGCCCATCACTCGATCCAGGCGGAGGAGCcgtccgccgtgccgccgcagTTCCAGCCTCAGGAATTCATGCTCTCCCCGACCGCCGGGCTGTCGCCTGCGGCGAGGTACGCCGCCATCGAGAGGTCCGtacggccgctgccgccaggGCCGGCTCCCTACGCCGGCTCCTGGATGGACCTTGACGGCCTCGCGGAAGTCCTCGGCCCCGGACGGCCCGGGATCCTCTCGCCCGTGCCGTCCATGCTCCCGCCGGcggcttcggccgggctcttcTCGCCGCTGCCGTTCGACGCCAGCTCCCTCTCCTGGCTCAACGACCTGAGCCCGTTCCTCGCTTCCGCCGGCGCCCGCGACCGCGAGCCGCTGTTCGCCTCGAGCccgggcagcctgctgctggcCACGCCCACCATGCCGTCGCCGGCGATGATGAAGTTCTTCAGCGAGTTCCTCCCGGACCTGTAA